From the Armatimonadota bacterium genome, one window contains:
- a CDS encoding (2Fe-2S) ferredoxin domain-containing protein → MKRIEIVVCMGSSCFSRGNSKNLAAIQEYLKDNGVEGSVRLAGSRCEGECMHGPNIRINGELITGVEPDNIKDILDAALSRGDHDDAK, encoded by the coding sequence ATGAAACGTATCGAGATTGTTGTGTGCATGGGCAGTTCCTGCTTCTCGCGGGGCAATAGCAAGAACCTCGCCGCCATTCAGGAGTATCTCAAAGATAACGGCGTCGAGGGGAGTGTCAGGCTGGCAGGCAGCCGGTGCGAAGGTGAATGCATGCATGGCCCAAATATCCGCATTAACGGTGAACTCATAACCGGTGTCGAACCCGACAACATCAAAGACATCCTGGACGCTGCTCTTTCAAGAGGTGATCACGATGATGCAAAATAA
- the adhE gene encoding bifunctional acetaldehyde-CoA/alcohol dehydrogenase, translated as MQPQKDRAGEVENARIEPCTQIDKLVSRANSALRQFADYNQEQVDAIVKAMTLAGEAARLQLARMAVDETGMGVFEDKVIKNQFSTEYIYNNIRDRKTVGIIDEDDKEGIITIADPVGVIAAITPVTNPTSTTIFKSIIAMKTRNPIIFAFHPKAQECSSEAARVVRDAAIEAGAPEDCIQWIDEPSLDMTNALIKHDGIATILATGGSGMVKAAYSSGKPALGVGPGNVPVYIEKTADIFRAVNDVIISKTFDNGTICASEQSVVVDEEIADAAMKRFAEQGAYVLNPEETKKVGAVAVDEKRHSMSPAVVGQSAVKIAKLSGINVPAATKLLIAPLNDVGPNTPLSREKLSPILGFYVAKSTREAIDICDRLVHFGGLGHSAAIHSKNADIIREYSMRIKTSRILENVPTSFGAIGDIYNRLAPSLTLGCGAYGGNSTSDNVGVSNLLNIKRVSRRRVNMKWFKVPPKVYFEKGCLEYLSKIDRKRAVIVADPTMVKLGMVKKAEDYLRKAGMEIEIFGDVEPDPTTDTIYRGVEMMSRFNPDLIVAFGGGSAIDAAKGMWLFYECPEAKFQDMALRFMDIRKRSMRFPELGRKALFVAVPTTSGTGSEVTSFAVITDKSTGTKYPLADYELTPDIAILDPELTYTVPKSVTADTGMDVLSHALEACVSVMASDYTDALAIQAAKMVFKYLPVAYEQPGNEDAREKMHNASCMAGMAFTNAFLGVNHSLAHKIGGEFHVPHGRANAILLPHVVRYNGSLPSKFTAYPKYEHPVADVKYQEIAKALGLPADTPQQGVESLAKAVEDLRSKLNIPASFAEAGIPEDVYMKALDKVALKAFDDQCTGANPRYPLVDELRGILLKAYKPSK; from the coding sequence ATGCAACCACAAAAGGACCGCGCAGGTGAAGTCGAAAATGCACGGATCGAGCCGTGCACGCAAATCGACAAGCTGGTTTCCCGAGCAAACAGCGCGCTGCGCCAATTTGCCGATTACAATCAGGAACAGGTGGACGCCATAGTCAAGGCTATGACGCTTGCCGGTGAGGCGGCAAGGCTCCAACTGGCGCGAATGGCCGTTGACGAGACCGGCATGGGCGTTTTTGAGGACAAAGTTATCAAAAATCAGTTCTCGACCGAATACATCTACAATAATATAAGGGATCGCAAGACGGTAGGCATCATAGATGAGGACGACAAAGAGGGCATTATCACAATTGCGGACCCGGTCGGTGTTATTGCGGCAATAACACCCGTTACAAACCCCACATCTACAACCATATTTAAATCGATAATTGCCATGAAGACGCGTAACCCAATTATTTTCGCGTTTCACCCCAAGGCGCAGGAATGTAGTTCCGAAGCCGCAAGAGTGGTTCGCGACGCAGCGATCGAGGCGGGCGCGCCGGAAGACTGCATTCAGTGGATTGACGAGCCTTCACTCGATATGACTAACGCACTTATAAAACATGACGGCATTGCCACTATCCTTGCCACCGGCGGCAGCGGCATGGTCAAAGCGGCCTACAGCTCCGGCAAGCCTGCGCTGGGCGTGGGACCGGGCAACGTGCCGGTTTATATAGAAAAGACCGCCGACATATTTCGAGCCGTCAATGACGTGATAATATCCAAGACGTTCGACAACGGCACCATCTGCGCATCCGAGCAGTCTGTAGTGGTCGATGAAGAGATTGCCGATGCGGCAATGAAGCGATTCGCAGAGCAGGGCGCATATGTGCTCAATCCTGAAGAGACCAAAAAAGTCGGTGCGGTTGCCGTGGACGAAAAGCGGCACTCCATGTCCCCGGCTGTGGTCGGCCAGAGCGCTGTGAAGATTGCCAAGCTCTCCGGCATAAATGTCCCGGCAGCAACGAAGCTCCTGATTGCGCCATTGAACGATGTCGGGCCAAACACACCCTTGAGCCGTGAAAAGCTTTCGCCTATACTCGGCTTTTATGTGGCAAAGAGCACTCGTGAGGCCATAGATATCTGCGACAGGCTTGTGCACTTCGGCGGTCTTGGTCACTCGGCGGCTATTCACTCCAAGAATGCCGACATAATACGCGAGTATAGCATGCGAATCAAGACCAGCCGGATACTCGAGAACGTGCCGACCAGCTTTGGTGCTATCGGCGATATATACAACAGGCTGGCTCCGTCGCTGACTCTGGGCTGCGGCGCTTACGGAGGCAACTCGACATCCGACAATGTCGGCGTCAGCAACCTGCTCAATATCAAACGAGTTAGCAGGCGAAGAGTGAACATGAAATGGTTCAAAGTGCCGCCCAAGGTCTATTTTGAGAAGGGCTGCCTTGAATATCTGAGCAAAATCGACAGAAAGCGCGCGGTAATTGTCGCCGACCCGACGATGGTCAAGCTGGGCATGGTCAAAAAGGCCGAGGATTATCTACGCAAGGCCGGTATGGAGATCGAGATATTCGGTGATGTTGAGCCTGACCCGACCACCGATACGATCTACCGCGGCGTCGAGATGATGAGCCGGTTTAATCCTGACTTGATCGTGGCGTTCGGTGGCGGTTCGGCAATTGACGCGGCAAAGGGAATGTGGCTCTTCTATGAGTGCCCGGAGGCTAAGTTCCAGGATATGGCGCTGAGGTTTATGGACATTCGCAAGCGCTCTATGCGCTTCCCTGAGCTAGGCAGAAAGGCGCTGTTTGTCGCAGTCCCGACGACATCCGGCACGGGTTCTGAGGTAACGTCCTTTGCCGTAATCACAGACAAATCGACGGGCACGAAGTACCCTCTGGCCGACTATGAGCTGACGCCGGACATTGCAATATTGGACCCGGAACTGACTTATACGGTCCCGAAGTCAGTCACGGCAGACACGGGGATGGACGTGCTCTCCCATGCGCTTGAGGCATGCGTATCGGTTATGGCGAGCGATTACACCGATGCCCTTGCTATTCAGGCGGCGAAGATGGTGTTTAAGTATCTGCCGGTTGCGTATGAACAACCGGGTAACGAAGATGCGCGCGAAAAGATGCACAACGCAAGCTGTATGGCCGGTATGGCGTTTACAAACGCTTTTCTGGGCGTCAATCACAGCCTGGCGCATAAGATAGGCGGAGAGTTTCATGTGCCGCATGGCCGGGCGAATGCAATTCTGCTGCCGCATGTGGTCAGATACAACGGTTCGCTGCCGTCCAAGTTCACGGCTTACCCGAAGTATGAGCACCCGGTGGCAGACGTCAAATATCAGGAGATAGCGAAAGCTCTGGGCCTGCCTGCCGATACTCCGCAGCAGGGTGTGGAGAGTTTGGCGAAGGCCGTTGAGGACCTGCGCTCTAAGCTCAATATCCCCGCAAGCTTTGCGGAGGCCGGAATACCGGAGGACGTTTATATGAAAGCGCTGGACAAAGTAGCCTTGAAAGCCTTTGACGACCAGTGTACTGGCGCGAACCCGCGCTATCCGCTGGTGGATGAGTTGAGGGGCATTCTTTTGAAAGCTTACAAACCATCCAAATAG
- the dnaX gene encoding DNA polymerase III subunit gamma/tau, producing the protein MAYISLYRKYRSQTFDDVIGQDHVVRTIRNAIKAGRIGQGYLFCGSRGTGKTTVARLIAKALNCQSSDGPTPEPCNKCDACLAITEGSAVDVIEMDAASNRGVDDVDALRDGVKYAPMQFRYKVYIIDEAHQLSATAKDAFLKTLEEPPPHAVFILATTEAQKIPITIRSRCQQFDFRRGSADEIGGRLKYVTENEGASIDEDAIDLIARAANGSYRDSLSLLEQVMAYTEGTITAKDVYTVLGAVEEDVLLEMGEVLASTDTAAAFAISDNLLRQGKDVRELLKDSANHFRDVLALKVGADTRHKDNKRWRNQAESFTQDRLVRIIDVFSASEKDLKWNEQHRLGLEMALLRAMIRPKEAPVAPVVQPVQTISRPEPQPVSVDTSAPEPIKQTKPSAPAPAPEKPAGRKAPKPAAEPVASATAQETVDESGNGGVSVSLSDIQRDWSKVLKHIQKILKQPNISALAHQGHPVELTGHVLTLGFTKKWDFHREGVDRGSEWVERGLWDVMGAKLKVRTTIVESEPDSHSGYNSDASHEHSEPTQHPLINDVLTIFDGTPVEIDNDPWEEK; encoded by the coding sequence ATGGCCTATATTTCCCTCTATCGAAAATACCGGTCCCAGACGTTCGACGATGTCATCGGTCAGGATCATGTCGTGCGGACGATCAGGAACGCCATCAAGGCAGGCCGGATAGGGCAGGGTTACCTCTTCTGCGGATCGAGGGGCACAGGCAAGACCACTGTCGCCCGATTGATCGCCAAAGCTCTTAACTGCCAATCATCCGACGGTCCCACACCCGAGCCATGCAACAAGTGCGATGCATGTCTTGCAATTACAGAGGGCAGCGCCGTTGACGTGATCGAGATGGACGCTGCGTCAAACCGCGGCGTGGACGATGTCGATGCCCTGCGCGACGGCGTGAAATACGCCCCGATGCAGTTTCGCTATAAGGTCTACATTATAGACGAAGCCCACCAGCTCTCCGCAACGGCAAAGGACGCATTCCTGAAAACTCTCGAAGAGCCGCCTCCTCACGCAGTCTTCATACTCGCTACCACTGAGGCCCAGAAGATTCCCATTACTATACGCTCCCGCTGTCAGCAGTTCGATTTCAGGCGCGGGTCAGCCGATGAGATCGGCGGCAGGCTGAAGTATGTTACTGAAAATGAGGGCGCATCGATTGATGAAGATGCAATCGATCTCATCGCTCGTGCGGCAAACGGTTCTTATCGCGATTCTCTTAGCCTGCTCGAACAGGTGATGGCGTATACCGAGGGCACGATCACCGCAAAGGACGTATATACGGTCCTCGGCGCTGTTGAAGAGGATGTGCTGCTTGAGATGGGCGAGGTCCTTGCATCGACTGATACGGCAGCCGCATTTGCGATTTCGGACAATCTATTGCGCCAGGGCAAGGACGTTCGTGAACTCCTGAAAGACTCAGCGAACCATTTTCGAGATGTGCTTGCGCTAAAGGTCGGAGCCGACACGCGGCACAAGGATAACAAGCGATGGCGCAACCAGGCCGAGAGCTTCACTCAGGACCGTCTGGTTCGGATCATAGACGTTTTCAGCGCATCCGAAAAGGATTTGAAGTGGAACGAGCAGCACCGTCTGGGTCTGGAGATGGCTCTGCTTAGGGCTATGATAAGGCCGAAAGAAGCTCCTGTCGCACCTGTCGTTCAGCCCGTTCAGACTATCAGTCGACCGGAACCACAGCCTGTGTCGGTAGATACATCCGCGCCAGAGCCGATTAAACAGACTAAGCCGTCTGCCCCAGCTCCTGCTCCTGAAAAGCCCGCGGGTCGCAAAGCTCCAAAGCCTGCAGCAGAGCCTGTGGCAAGCGCCACTGCTCAGGAGACAGTTGATGAGTCCGGAAACGGCGGCGTGAGCGTCAGTCTGAGTGATATTCAGCGCGACTGGAGCAAGGTTCTCAAGCATATTCAAAAGATTTTGAAGCAGCCGAATATATCGGCTCTTGCGCATCAGGGACATCCGGTAGAGCTTACCGGCCACGTGCTCACACTCGGTTTTACAAAGAAGTGGGACTTCCACCGCGAAGGCGTTGATCGCGGTTCGGAGTGGGTCGAAAGAGGCCTGTGGGACGTGATGGGCGCAAAGCTCAAAGTCAGGACGACTATCGTTGAGAGCGAGCCGGATAGTCACAGTGGATATAATAGTGACGCTTCCCATGAGCACAGCGAGCCGACCCAGCACCCGCTCATAAACGATGTACTCACGATCTTTGACGGCACACCCGTAGAGATCGATAATGACCCTTGGGAGGAAAAGTAA
- a CDS encoding YbaB/EbfC family nucleoid-associated protein: MAKGFGGLPNIPGMGNMMKQVQKMAEETARIEEELGNERIEATSGGGMVTAVANGKQEILEIKIDPQVVDPDDVEMLQDLVVSAVREALEKSVEMKQSRLEALTGGLNIPGLF, translated from the coding sequence ATGGCAAAAGGATTTGGCGGCCTGCCTAATATACCCGGAATGGGCAATATGATGAAGCAGGTACAGAAGATGGCCGAGGAGACTGCGCGCATTGAGGAAGAGCTTGGCAACGAGCGCATCGAGGCAACCTCTGGCGGCGGCATGGTAACAGCCGTGGCGAACGGCAAGCAGGAGATTCTTGAAATCAAGATTGACCCGCAAGTCGTTGACCCTGATGATGTGGAGATGCTGCAGGACCTGGTCGTCAGTGCAGTCCGCGAAGCTCTCGAAAAGAGTGTGGAGATGAAGCAGTCACGCCTTGAGGCACTTACCGGAGGCCTGAACATACCAGGACTCTTCTGA
- a CDS encoding S8 family serine peptidase — MIAHNDLARCHRLACCLVVILTCLIAGSASGAHKDGEIIVRYKSGMQSQLASGTKIAGASIERTVSQIRLQRVKLPKNVTIDDAIAQYKKNPAVEYAGPNHIIHICMEPDDEYYLDPWLYWYWQWGLYSDIYPNAGIQAPDAWDVTTGSSSVIIAMVDTGVYTDHEDLASKIVAGHNFVTGAPNPNDANDDNGHGTFTAGIAAAQTNNNIGIAGVSWGAKVMPIKVMDADGYGLESDAAEGIIWAADHGAKIISMSLGGYDDVPAEKAAIEYAYNKDCVLVGASGNDGLDTSFYPASYDQVIAVGASNENSQRCSENDWGAGGSNYGEYLDVMAPGNEIMSTWWDAGGSTYNISSGTSAAAPFVSGIAALIWSQYPNWSNGEVVEQIKLSCRDIGSIGWDQYTGWGLVNAYHALVDPPIASNKIGDLAAKPSGTLVKVDNAVITSGSTQLSDRMYIEQDNRASAIMLPFTTIPAGYSEGNIVRVIGTLMTQNGERTIQGASLSKTGSRTPLKPFLMQTKAVGGGRLGLKPGVSNGVGLNNISLLISICGKVTATGWTYFYVDDGSHLEDGSGFAGLKVICGSLTKPTKNSHVRVTGISSIEKPDGLEVYVPVVRVREQNDIEPIP, encoded by the coding sequence ATGATTGCACACAATGATTTGGCCCGGTGTCACAGACTAGCTTGCTGCTTGGTGGTCATCCTAACATGCCTTATTGCCGGCAGCGCGAGTGGAGCGCATAAAGATGGCGAGATAATCGTCAGATATAAGTCCGGCATGCAATCCCAGCTTGCATCGGGCACAAAAATCGCCGGTGCATCAATTGAGCGCACTGTCAGCCAGATCAGGCTTCAGAGGGTCAAGCTGCCAAAGAATGTAACAATCGATGACGCAATCGCGCAGTATAAGAAGAACCCGGCTGTCGAGTATGCCGGTCCAAATCATATCATACATATCTGCATGGAACCCGATGACGAGTACTATCTCGATCCATGGTTATACTGGTACTGGCAGTGGGGACTCTACTCGGACATATATCCCAATGCCGGTATACAAGCGCCGGATGCATGGGATGTCACAACCGGGAGTTCAAGTGTAATCATAGCGATGGTAGATACAGGAGTGTATACCGACCATGAAGACCTGGCGAGCAAGATAGTGGCTGGGCACAACTTTGTCACCGGCGCACCCAACCCGAACGATGCAAATGACGATAATGGCCATGGCACATTTACGGCCGGGATCGCCGCCGCACAGACCAATAACAATATTGGGATAGCCGGTGTGAGCTGGGGAGCCAAGGTCATGCCGATCAAGGTGATGGATGCCGACGGATATGGTCTGGAGTCCGACGCAGCCGAAGGGATCATTTGGGCAGCCGACCATGGCGCAAAGATTATAAGCATGAGCCTTGGCGGATATGATGATGTCCCTGCGGAAAAGGCGGCTATTGAGTATGCCTACAACAAAGACTGTGTGCTCGTCGGTGCGAGCGGCAATGACGGATTGGACACATCATTTTATCCCGCATCATATGATCAGGTAATTGCCGTTGGCGCTTCTAATGAGAACAGTCAGCGCTGCAGCGAAAATGACTGGGGCGCCGGCGGGAGCAACTACGGAGAATATCTTGATGTTATGGCTCCCGGCAACGAGATTATGAGCACCTGGTGGGATGCCGGAGGCAGCACATATAACATATCATCGGGCACATCCGCCGCCGCTCCTTTCGTATCTGGGATCGCCGCGCTCATCTGGAGCCAATATCCGAACTGGAGCAATGGAGAGGTCGTCGAGCAGATCAAACTGAGCTGCCGTGACATCGGCTCCATCGGATGGGACCAATATACAGGCTGGGGGCTGGTCAACGCCTATCATGCGCTTGTAGACCCCCCTATAGCATCCAACAAGATCGGTGATCTGGCTGCTAAGCCCAGTGGAACATTGGTAAAGGTGGATAACGCCGTAATAACCAGTGGCAGCACCCAACTTTCGGACAGAATGTATATCGAACAGGACAACCGCGCATCTGCAATTATGCTTCCTTTTACCACGATCCCGGCAGGATACTCAGAGGGGAATATTGTACGTGTAATAGGCACGCTCATGACCCAAAATGGTGAGAGAACAATTCAGGGAGCATCACTATCGAAAACCGGATCTCGCACACCTCTCAAACCTTTCCTTATGCAGACGAAGGCTGTCGGTGGAGGCAGGTTGGGGCTGAAACCTGGGGTGAGCAATGGAGTTGGACTAAATAATATCTCGCTGCTTATCAGCATCTGCGGGAAGGTTACAGCGACCGGCTGGACATATTTCTATGTTGATGATGGGTCACACCTAGAAGACGGCTCAGGATTTGCAGGGCTCAAGGTTATATGCGGAAGCCTCACAAAACCGACCAAAAACAGCCATGTTCGTGTAACCGGGATATCCAGCATCGAAAAGCCTGACGGCCTCGAAGTATACGTGCCGGTTGTAAGAGTAAGAGAACAGAACGACATCGAGCCCATACCATGA
- a CDS encoding NAD-dependent deacylase: MPDKQSQDQLIDLLKNSKHVFVFTGAGVSKESGLPTFRDLDGEWTKYDPMTFATLDGFLQNPVMVWNLYRRRQKQIAAAQPNPAHVTIARMESYYPEFLVCTQNVDDLHERAGSRKIVKIHGDVSKVRCIDCGRRHPVADYDFSDEFDNNDSLPMCSDCGGLCRPDIVWFGEYVPQEPMAASIMASSTCDLMMIVGTSGEVSGGYGFAERALSHGAKIVEVNPTQGALTHYAHFWIPEPAGVALPRIWELVTEK, translated from the coding sequence ATGCCGGATAAGCAGTCACAAGATCAACTGATAGACCTCTTAAAGAATTCTAAGCATGTTTTTGTCTTTACAGGCGCGGGGGTAAGTAAAGAGTCTGGTCTTCCCACGTTCAGAGACCTCGACGGCGAGTGGACAAAATACGACCCCATGACCTTCGCCACACTCGACGGTTTTCTGCAGAACCCGGTGATGGTTTGGAACCTGTATCGCCGCCGCCAGAAGCAGATAGCCGCTGCCCAGCCCAATCCTGCTCACGTTACTATTGCCCGGATGGAAAGCTATTATCCCGAGTTCCTGGTCTGCACACAGAATGTAGATGATTTGCATGAGCGCGCGGGCAGTCGAAAGATTGTGAAAATCCATGGTGATGTCTCCAAGGTTAGATGCATAGACTGCGGGCGCAGGCACCCCGTAGCGGATTATGATTTCTCTGATGAGTTTGATAATAATGACAGCCTGCCGATGTGCTCTGATTGTGGGGGCTTGTGCAGACCTGATATCGTGTGGTTTGGCGAGTATGTGCCTCAGGAGCCGATGGCGGCATCTATCATGGCTTCGAGTACATGCGATCTGATGATGATCGTCGGCACATCCGGCGAGGTCTCAGGCGGATACGGCTTCGCTGAGCGTGCCTTGAGCCATGGCGCAAAGATAGTTGAAGTTAACCCCACACAAGGCGCGCTTACACACTACGCCCACTTCTGGATACCGGAGCCTGCGGGTGTTGCGCTGCCTAGAATATGGGAGCTTGTGACGGAGAAATAG
- a CDS encoding undecaprenyl diphosphate synthase family protein produces MKLPAFKRIPRHVGFIPDGNRRWAQRRGLAKYAGYAAGIKPGFELYRTCIALGIEEISVYGFTNDNTHRPAEQTEAFSNACVSAVKQLARMDAELLVVGNDESPKFPPELKKYRVRQKLGRGLIKVNFLVNYDWHWDLNYALRHNAGDQRKEFKESIASADVSRIDLLVRWGGRRRLSGFLPVQSVYSDIYVVDELWPDYNTRQFFDALHWYESQDITLGG; encoded by the coding sequence ATGAAATTGCCCGCGTTCAAGCGCATCCCCAGACATGTTGGCTTTATTCCGGATGGCAACCGCCGCTGGGCGCAGCGTAGGGGACTAGCCAAATATGCCGGATATGCGGCCGGCATCAAACCTGGTTTTGAGCTTTACCGAACGTGTATCGCTCTTGGAATCGAAGAGATATCGGTATACGGTTTTACCAATGATAACACCCATCGTCCTGCCGAACAGACTGAGGCTTTTAGCAATGCGTGCGTCAGCGCCGTTAAACAGTTGGCAAGGATGGATGCCGAGTTGCTGGTGGTCGGCAATGACGAGTCACCTAAGTTTCCGCCTGAGCTTAAAAAATACAGAGTCAGGCAGAAGTTGGGCAGGGGGCTTATAAAAGTAAACTTTCTAGTCAACTACGACTGGCACTGGGATCTGAATTACGCTCTTCGCCATAATGCTGGTGATCAGCGAAAAGAGTTCAAAGAGTCCATAGCATCAGCCGATGTTTCGAGGATCGATCTTCTGGTCAGGTGGGGAGGAAGGCGCAGGCTGAGCGGCTTTTTGCCGGTGCAGTCTGTCTATTCAGACATATATGTGGTTGATGAACTTTGGCCGGACTATAATACCCGGCAGTTTTTTGACGCGCTTCATTGGTATGAGTCGCAGGATATAACTCTCGGCGGATAA
- a CDS encoding ATP-binding protein, protein MEQDNLIQVGRVVATEAKPSTAYSFSFWAAEGDCKVGIGTLVVVKKGDLEVYGVVVEGFGFTDLNSAMHDYIGSEGDPGSEAPTLRHEVRCYTAAVLRVEPEEPLQPVPVAPVFLADDLVVRNALRMDGFWEKTGIPIGLYQNGDLLSPVYLDSEFLLGPEAAHLNITGVSGLATKTSSIEFILLSIFEHFKDYDDDGIAVVCFNVKGPDMLFLDFPGKVDETSPYYEKYKEHGIDTIDDRDADMYKLLGMPCEPFKNVKYFAPFKSDRVNLNTLRTNADLVGDVTPLSWGLTDILEFTEVVLNRDDVDAKADALISYIKDRVVNETAEVNGQQITVRNFQDMNHWFDMVLKEMEQSNRSEWKTHHYATIRKVYNRLSNLSTRYQGLVSPDEFRSDLPWGDFEDRAVYVVDVANVDPQAQDLVFTRIVSQLRQHLEKGDLGVKHVIVVVDELNKYAPSDGQETYLKQTLLDISERGRYLGLVLFSAQQFRSQVHKRIVGNSATCIYGRMDMDELATPGYQVLTSATKEKLATLSKGQLMVRHPHFNQPIFVKFPRPNILRGPDGIKMFPPANDLPLEEAVWRNLNRLDGGVSRNDVSDIVSSAADPSEIVRAMNITLQRKPDDPVSHFRNCVRKKAGVQMTPDAKPSFIPVLDPDPNDPFQD, encoded by the coding sequence ATGGAGCAGGATAACCTTATACAAGTCGGTCGAGTGGTAGCCACCGAGGCAAAACCCAGCACAGCCTACAGCTTCAGCTTCTGGGCAGCCGAGGGTGATTGCAAGGTCGGCATAGGCACGCTGGTCGTGGTTAAAAAGGGCGACCTGGAGGTCTACGGCGTAGTAGTAGAGGGGTTCGGGTTCACCGATCTCAACTCAGCCATGCACGACTATATCGGCTCCGAGGGCGACCCCGGTTCCGAGGCTCCCACACTTCGTCATGAGGTGAGGTGTTATACGGCTGCCGTGCTGCGTGTCGAGCCTGAGGAGCCGCTGCAGCCTGTGCCTGTCGCGCCTGTGTTTCTGGCCGATGATCTGGTTGTCCGCAATGCCCTTCGCATGGACGGTTTCTGGGAAAAGACCGGCATCCCAATTGGCCTGTATCAAAACGGCGATCTGCTCTCGCCTGTTTACCTGGACTCCGAGTTCCTGCTCGGCCCTGAGGCGGCGCATCTCAATATTACGGGCGTCTCCGGCCTTGCCACCAAGACAAGCTCAATCGAGTTTATCCTGCTGAGCATTTTCGAGCACTTCAAGGATTATGACGACGATGGCATAGCGGTTGTATGCTTCAACGTCAAGGGCCCCGACATGCTCTTCCTTGACTTTCCCGGCAAGGTCGATGAAACCAGCCCATATTATGAGAAGTATAAGGAGCACGGTATAGACACGATAGATGACCGCGACGCCGATATGTATAAGCTGCTCGGTATGCCGTGCGAGCCGTTTAAGAACGTGAAGTATTTTGCTCCGTTCAAGTCGGACAGGGTGAACCTCAACACTCTGCGCACAAATGCCGACCTGGTCGGTGACGTCACGCCCCTCTCGTGGGGTCTGACGGATATACTGGAGTTCACCGAGGTCGTGCTAAACCGTGATGATGTGGACGCAAAGGCCGATGCCCTGATCTCATATATCAAGGACCGCGTCGTCAATGAGACCGCGGAGGTCAACGGCCAGCAGATCACCGTGCGCAACTTCCAGGACATGAACCACTGGTTCGATATGGTCTTAAAAGAGATGGAGCAGAGCAACCGTTCCGAGTGGAAGACCCATCACTATGCGACCATCCGCAAGGTCTACAATCGCCTGTCTAACCTCAGCACCCGCTACCAGGGTCTGGTGAGCCCGGACGAGTTCAGGTCCGACCTGCCGTGGGGCGATTTCGAGGATCGTGCGGTCTACGTAGTTGATGTCGCCAATGTCGACCCGCAGGCGCAGGACCTGGTATTTACCAGGATCGTGAGCCAGCTCAGGCAGCATCTTGAAAAGGGCGATTTGGGTGTGAAGCACGTGATAGTAGTGGTGGACGAGCTCAATAAATACGCTCCGTCCGACGGCCAGGAGACCTACCTCAAACAGACCCTGCTCGATATATCCGAGCGCGGGCGTTATCTGGGGCTGGTGCTCTTCTCGGCGCAGCAGTTCCGCAGCCAGGTGCACAAGCGCATAGTCGGCAACTCCGCGACGTGCATCTATGGGCGCATGGACATGGACGAACTTGCCACACCCGGCTATCAGGTCCTGACCTCCGCCACGAAAGAGAAACTGGCCACGCTCTCTAAGGGTCAGTTGATGGTCCGCCATCCGCACTTTAACCAGCCGATATTTGTGAAGTTCCCGAGGCCCAATATACTCCGCGGGCCGGACGGCATCAAGATGTTCCCTCCGGCAAACGACCTGCCTCTGGAGGAGGCCGTATGGCGGAATCTGAACCGTCTGGACGGCGGCGTAAGCCGGAACGATGTCAGCGATATAGTCTCATCTGCGGCTGATCCGTCTGAGATAGTGCGAGCGATGAACATCACTCTTCAGCGCAAGCCGGATGACCCGGTCAGCCATTTCAGAAACTGTGTGCGAAAGAAAGCAGGTGTCCAGATGACACCCGATGCCAAACCGAGCTTTATCCCGGTTCTCGATCCCGACCCGAACGACCCCTTTCAGGATTGA